The Eriocheir sinensis breed Jianghai 21 chromosome 45, ASM2467909v1, whole genome shotgun sequence genomic interval tataacAGCGGCGTGGGTGACTAATGATCAATGGGGGGCCTGAATCACTCCCCGGGGGCCACCATACACCCACACCATTATGGAAACAGGGCCCTAAGAACACCACCGAGGAGCAGCACTGATTATTGAAGACActtatccctccatccttccctgggTGCCGTATGATAACACAAGGGATGCAGAGGCGGCATTCCCACGCCCACACCTAATCATTCCCTAATCCTACACTCATAATGGGGAATTTGGACTAAAGGAACTGTCTTGGTGGGGAGTTATTAGGGGAAACTAGAAGGAGTGACataaggggaaaaaagtaaagtGAGGGAGGTATGGCAGCAGCGGTGATGGAGGTAGAGGGAAGCGgagggatgcagagagagaggtggaggggaggtagggaggaaggtagaagggagggagagagaggaagggagagggagggagagaaagggaggctcagtgacgccgccgccgccgccgccacgccagtCGACACACCGCcgctcctttactcttttacatGTTGGTGAGTCACGGGCGTCCCCTTCTGCTGTGTGAGGCGTGTAtccttctcctgtccttcctgTGGCGTGTTGCTGAGGGCGTGGGGGGCGTGTGAGAGGCGTGGGCGAGGCGTGtgaggaaggtgtgagtggaTAGCGTCCCTCATGGCGGCTCATTCCCCTTCCCGCCCCCTTCCCGGCCTGCCTCACGCCTCCTTCCCTGAGACAATGCATCCTGCCAGGGGTCCTTCAGCATGCACGGATTccttgggtggtggtggagggcgtgGTAAGGCGTGGTGTGgtgaggcagggcagggcaaggcagggcgTGGTGTgtgaggcagggaaggggaggcagggtgactgggtgagggaggggcagggggctGGTGGCAGGGACGCGTCACCCTGTGGAGTGGCCGCGCCGcccgcactccctccctcccgcggaccCAACCTGCTGCCTCCCGGACTCTTTGTTTGCCCGCTCCTCCCTGCCGAGCCTCGCCGCCCCTTGCCCTTCCTGCAGGCCCGGGGCGGCTTAGCGCGGCGCCCCGGCACGcctcccagccccgccccgcctgtCCTCGCCCCGCCGGGAAGGGTTAGCGGGGCCCCAAGCCTTCCCCGCCCAAGGTAGCCATTTTCGTAGCAGGAGCCTGCCTAGCCAGCCTgccccaccacccccactattGACGTTTTGTTAGGACTCCTGTGTGCTGGGTGCCGCCCTCCGCACACCGCTCCTGCCTGTGAGCCGTGGCGTGCCTCGGGGAAGCCTGCAGGTACAGGTGTGTGCGGCTTAGGTGTGCTGGCCGCCGTGGCGTGGCCAGGGTGAGTGAGGCAGGCGAGGCGGCGGCCAGGTGATGGAGGTCAGCCCCAGGTGACCCAACACTGTCCCTGCTGGGGCTGGTCAGTGTGGCTGCCTCAGGTGACCACAGGAGGGGctttagggattttttttttttgtcttgtctagGCTCTCCAGGTGGGTGCATTATGGCACCTCACAGGTATACTCCAGTGATGTGGCTGCATTTTAATGAGATATTGGTTCtgttcatcatcattgtcatcatcagctTTTATCAGTACTTCAGGACAAAGAACTTGCCCAACATTTTTAGCATTTTAATTTGTTAAGTTTCAATCACTTGAGTTCATACTCTTAATTCTGCATTATTTCCCAAACTCATGGCTTCTTATGGCCTTTTGTTCATCAGTTTGACTCTTGGTAACATACTAAGTTATTACCACAAAGGAAGTTGCATATCTGTTTGATCAGTGTTGTATTTAATAGATAGGCGATTACCGTACATGTAAAAGTTACAATTTTTTGAGTTATTTGTTTGTTCTTAATACTTGGAAGAAATGCTAagttggttatttatttatatcccTGACCATGACTGGTATCTTTATTACAGCTttcatttattaatttctttGTGTTGCATTAATACAGAAGTGTAACTTACACCTGTCAGACTTTTTATTACATCTTATGGTTTATATTTCTGATATTGCTGCACCAATAGAAAaatcttatttatttttggtattttttattatttttatttttaacattttttagtACCTGACTAATCAATTTTGTAGCTTCAGTAGCTACAGGGTAATCTGCAATGGTTATATACAATTCGTGTGAAAGGTTAGGTTGTTGCCCACTTAAGAGGTTAATCTAAGGCAACGGTAGTATTTCCTGGCTGGACTGTAGCTCCTCTCATTAAGTATTTTTGAAGAGGCTCTTAGCTCAATACCAGTAAAAAGCATACAAAAATGTCAGAAAAATTGCACGTATCTTAAAATGTCTGTTTTGCCTGCTCCTCCCAGGTGAAGAAACGAAGGCATGATGGCGTCAGATGGCATGCTGTCCCTCTCCTGGAACAACCACAAAGCCACCTTTTGCCACATACTCTCCACCCTAAGAGAAAAGGTGGGCACTGCATGTGGAGTTATTGTCCTGTTTTGCAATATTTAACTGAAAATGTTCCTTAAAGATTAATTTAAACACTTACCTAAAATGCATATAAATTACATTGTTATAATATAAAATACAGTATGCTTTAAAATTAGTTTTATTATGCAGTATTTTACTTATTTGTGACAAGTGTTCCTTTGTTTCCCCTCTAAAGGAAAGATACACAGATGTGACGTTAGCCTGTGAGGGCAAGTTTTACCCAGTGCACAAACTCGTGTTATCGACTTGCAGTGAGTATTTTGAAAAGATGTTTGAGCACACACCTTGCAAGCACCCAGTGGTGGTCCTCAAAGACATAAAGTGTTCCGACATTGAGGCTCTGCTCAGCTACATGTATGATGGCGTGGTGAGCGTGCTGCAGCAGGACTTGGCACGGCTCATAAAGGCCGCCGAGCTGCTCCAGATCAAGGGCCTCGCAGTACCTGATGAACCCCCCATGAAGGAGCAGCCCACCAAGAAGAACGCGTACCCCTGGAGCTCCCGGGATGACCGCAGCAGCCCACATCCCAAACGTAGgcggagagaagagatgatgactTCCACTCCTCAGGGAAGCTCATTGCCACCCCCTGACAGCCCCCCCACCTCGCCTCAGCACCACCAAGAGTCCAATCAAAGCTGGGACCCCTCCAAGGCCCACAGTCAAGACCAAAGAGAGGATGAGGTGGAGCAGCGGCTTGGGGAACACGTAGAGCCAGCGGTGGAGTTCAGTTCGCCCAAACAGGAAGCCTCGCACAATCAGGTGGGTCAAGGTGCTGCTCTGGTACCTCCCAAACCTGTTAGTGTGCATGAACTGAAATAAATTGATATATGCTTTTGACATGTATTTTGTGTCAGCATGTTGCTGGTTTCATTTATTGATTGATTATCTTTTTACTCTTGGTATGTTTCCATTATTGTAAAAAAGTCACTTAAAATTGGGATGCCTTATGCGATCTGGGCTTTCTTGATACATACATGTTTATTTGTAGACTTTGTTGTATTAGGTTAACCTGGTAGTTGCactgatcatgtttcttaaagacccctctaagcgaattaatgagaaaaaatcatcactcacacaaaccattatattatatgtatcaatgcatttgtgatcaaatgcatatatatatatatatatatatatatatatatatatatatatatatatatatatatatatatatatatatatatatatatatatatatatatatatatatatatatatatatatatatatatatatatatatatatatatatatatatatatatatatatatatatatatatatatatatatatatatatatatatatatatatatatatatatatatatatatatatatatatatatatatatatatatatatatatatatatatatatatatttggggttgtcatggcaagaatttggcccgtcgctggtacacggtaaagccacatatttggcccgtcgctgctaccgggttaaggataaTATTTATGACATGATAAGCTAATTGGCTGGGTTGAAAATCATTAACTTGTTTGTTTAGTTGAAATAATTTTTGttgtgtacatttatttaaaaaagTCTTTATCAGCAGAGTTTGCTATATGACCTAAGGGTAATTTTTTATATATGGTGTAAATATTTTCTTTTGGTATACAAATGTATGAGGGCTGATGCTTTGTTCCAGGAGCAAGTGGATGAATCTCTAGTCAAAGAAGAAGTTATTGAGGGTTCAGAAGACAACCAGGGAGAGGGCATGGACTCCAGGATAGAGTACGGGGGCATGGGCGGCGGGGACTCCAGTGCAGGGGGGGATGAGCAGGGTGGCAAGTACTCCCACCAGCTGGATACCAAGCACGGTGCACAACCCCTACAcgaggcggtggtggaggcgcTGGCGGGACCCTCGGGCATGCAGGGGGTATGTATCTTGTCTTGTTGTATGGGGTGAGGGCTGGTGGAGGGGGAAGCAGGTCTGTGATTGAATGGAAATTAAGGTATCAGCTGTCAAGAGTATCAGTTATCCTGTCCTGGTGTCAAGGTGAGGTAgttgggagagatggaagggttaGCAGGAGGCTatgtggaagagggaaaaatgagcaTCTTAATGGAGTAATATTGAAGTTTTGAGTTTTTGTTTTCAAATATACATGTCAAAgaaatttttttcattttttcacaaGCATCATGATTTCTTGTAGTTAGCTTCATAACTATTACATACTGGGCCGTATTataagtcaaacccgagaagtttcgggtccctacaaaggctGGTTTAGGGGCCATAGTGCAAGTCCAgtctgagaagtttcgggtccctacagagttcaggaCGAATaactgtagggacccgaaacttctcggattggacttgtaatacggcccctaaaccaacctttgtagggacccgaaacttcaagggtttgacttgtaatacggcccactAACCTAATTGCTATTAACAAAATTAGTTGGTGTAGAAAGAGTGGGAGTCATTCTGCTGTGTATTAAGCCAGATATTTGGAAACAAGATGAATTTGTCCAAATTTATCCCAGTCTGACCAAGTTTTCTCTCATTGTAGTGGCTGGGGACAGGGGAACTTGGTGGTGGCTTCTCCATGTTGGAAGGCTACAGTGAAGATGGGGGCCAGGAGGCTCACCAAACGTCAGGTCCCCACAGCACACAGCAGTCCCATCAGATGGTGAGTGTTGGAGGACTTTTCTATGCAGAGCAGCTGCTGTCACCACACAAGGCCAGTGGGATGTGTCAAGTCCTGGACCGCATAACTTGCTTCAACAGCTGAATTTATCTAAATGTTgttttgttaaaaaaaataataataataataaataaatcggGGAGTAAGGGTTAGTCAAATTTTACTGCTCTCTTTTGGAAGTTTTTGCATAAGACTACACTGATGTCACTCACAGGAAGCATTGTCATTTTGAGATGCCTGAGACCAGTTTGTTGGCTGGTCAGGAACTCGGGTGTTTAGTGCTGCAGGAAACCCTCTGTCCTTGCTGTGGTGAAGGCGGCGGCCCAAGACCCTAAAGTAGAGTAGGACTGAGAGGAGACAATCCCATGATGGTCTGTTtggtagaatctctctctctctctctctctctctctctctctctctctctctctctctctctctctctctctctctctctctctcaattgattGGTTGATTATCAAGAAGATCCACTTTTACCCTGACAATAATAAAGGTAGATGTCTGTGGAACAAGCAGGCAGGCCTATGTGGTTGTTTTTTGGCCTGCATGCATATCTGACCTGAGACAAACTGCCTCAGTGATTTGTATGATTTCCTTCATCCAAATCACTTGGCTTCAAGGCATCCATAGACTCTTCATGGAATTGTCTCTTGCCTTCATATTTTATTAATGGTGTATGTTGTGTATGCTGCTGCTGAGTATCCTTGTCATTTTGGTAATCTTAAGGTAAGCAATATTATGATATACCTTATGACCACATTGTTGGAAACTGATATACTGACAGTGAATTTCAGGAATTTGATCTCATGCACTTACATACGATCATGCACTTACTTATGATCAAATAGTTGAAAAGTCTCTTAACAAGCAATTGGAGGGTCTCAGTTTTAGTTTTGGAAAGACAAAATGTTGGGAGTCAGAGGGAAGACAAAACAAAGGACCAAAGTCCTTTACTTCATGTCATGTGTTGTTCCTTTCCTGGATGAAGCAAGCCTtgtagtgatgggagaaataTCCTACACTACACTGTGATCCTTGAGAAGGAATGTCACAGGAGGTCCTCTTGTTATGAGATCCCTCATCATAACTGGACATATAAGTATCTCAGCACTATACATTTTTTAGTGCTCATCTTGTGTCTTTGGGGTGATGGGATCGTGTGGGGATCGTGTGTCTGGTGAGGGGAAGGTTTTGGGGTGCAACCATTTGTTTGGGCACAGCAAGCAGGAACTGAAAGGTATACAAATTGTCTGCTGCAGTTCATTCCATCCACTTGGGAAGTAAAGGCAGCAACATTGATGTCACAAATCTAAACTTACTAGTGGCCTGTTGGGCATTTTACAGTTTTGAAAATATAATGAGAGACGACTAGTTTGCAAGTTGCATACTGAATTAACAAAGTATCCTTGAATAAGTTGATTTGTTGAATTTTTAAGTGTGATGTGATTCTGTGCATATCAATACTATTCTAAACAGAGGACTTGAGAAATGTTTTGTTGCAGTAAATAAACAACTGTAGAGGCTCTGGAAGATGCACACATGTGGGAGAGGATGTAACTTACTTGATAATTGGTAGTATTTACAGAGTTCTGAGAATGCTTTTGAGTTGATAAAAAAAACCCTGCAACACATCACCCCACATATGCTGGAAATGACACATAAAGGCAAAGTTGTGGTAGTAATTAATCCAACCCTCGTGGTACATTATTTACCAGCATGGAATAAAGTTTATTATATTGCTGGAAAAAAATCACCTTGTTCTTTGGGGGAGGTACATTTTTTGCCTGAAGTGAATCTAATGTCTTAGATTTATagtagtgtattttttttttcttttacaacagaGTAGACAGGGCAagggtgttaaaaaaaaaaaaaaaaaaaaaaaaacctaatgggaaaaaaagcccgctacttactgctcctgaatagagtagtggccaaaaagagaaatcgtTTTATAGCCTGAGAGGGTATTCAACAGCTTGCTCATAAACTTCGGGTCATAACTTATCCACAGCAGCTATTCATCTTTAGGTGACAATATTTTATACCAATATTACACGGGTGGCAGGTGGGGCAGCATTAGCAGTCATGACTCAATCCATCGTTCAGACATTCAAACCCCCGCTCTTACTTATGGTTGGGTGGTGGAGTGTTGTGTTAAACAGTCGTATTTCTTTTCTGGGTTCATGATTGTAGATGCCAAAACCCATAGGTAATCACCTTCATTAGTAATCAAAGGAAATAACTTAGAAATAATACCACATTTATAATCATTAGGGCTATAAATGATGTACCTGAGCCACACCGTCAACAGTGCACACATGCCAGATCTTACATACCTGCTTGAAGCTTATTCCACACCATTATACATGACTATGATGGGAGGGGCCAGACTGGGTGAGGCTGAGGTGTGAGGGGATGTCAGGAAGCCAGACGAAGAAATATATTTATCTGCAGCAATGAAATGGTGATagttcagtacacacacacacacacacacatataacatgacaaggtatatatatttgaataatgaaaggaaaattgaataaaatatgCTTTGTAATTTGTACTGTTATCAGGcaaaagtttatttttttattattgagctGCTCTTCCAGTT includes:
- the LOC126980901 gene encoding zinc finger and BTB domain-containing protein 17-like isoform X8: MMASDGMLSLSWNNHKATFCHILSTLREKERYTDVTLACEGKFYPVHKLVLSTCSEYFEKMFEHTPCKHPVVVLKDIKCSDIEALLSYMYDGVVSVLQQDLARLIKAAELLQIKGLAVPDEPPMKEQPTKKNAYPWSSRDDRSSPHPKRRRREEMMTSTPQGSSLPPPDSPPTSPQHHQESNQSWDPSKAHSQDQREDEVEQRLGEHVEPAVEFSSPKQEASHNQEQVDESLVKEEVIEGSEDNQGEGMDSRIEYGGMGGGDSSAGGDEQGGKYSHQLDTKHGAQPLHEAVVEALAGPSGMQGWLGTGELGGGFSMLEGYSEDGGQEAHQTSGPHSTQQSHQMVGRANDPLRRVLGGAGKVHVTSKKKHQCPCCFYTTNSHSHLQEHYRTHTGEKPFSCSSCSYQSTTRRDLRKHFRVHTGEKPFSCSVCLYRSANSSDLKKHVRTHDRLFVVSPLSPDGKDVD
- the LOC126980901 gene encoding zinc finger and SCAN domain-containing protein 22-like isoform X1 is translated as MMASDGMLSLSWNNHKATFCHILSTLREKERYTDVTLACEGKFYPVHKLVLSTCSEYFEKMFEHTPCKHPVVVLKDIKCSDIEALLSYMYDGVVSVLQQDLARLIKAAELLQIKGLAVPDEPPMKEQPTKKNAYPWSSRDDRSSPHPKRRRREEMMTSTPQGSSLPPPDSPPTSPQHHQESNQSWDPSKAHSQDQREDEVEQRLGEHVEPAVEFSSPKQEASHNQEQVDESLVKEEVIEGSEDNQGEGMDSRIEYGGMGGGDSSAGGDEQGGKYSHQLDTKHGAQPLHEAVVEALAGPSGMQGWLGTGELGGGFSMLEGYSEDGGQEAHQTSGPHSTQQSHQMVEAYTDGSRSSGRGAGSKVGLKSDGWRHGKEGAVKKLHQCPYCKYSTDRKDHMTKHIRTHTGEKPYKCTYCSHSFTTKDRLLNHVRIHTGEKPFTCPFCTYCATKKDKLIQHIRTHTGEKPFACPHCQFRSSTKHTLNNHIRIHTGEKPYSCPSCPYRASQRSAFKCHLLKKHKELC
- the LOC126980901 gene encoding broad-complex core protein isoforms 1/2/3/4/5-like isoform X11, whose product is MMASDGMLSLSWNNHKATFCHILSTLREKERYTDVTLACEGKFYPVHKLVLSTCSEYFEKMFEHTPCKHPVVVLKDIKCSDIEALLSYMYDGVVSVLQQDLARLIKAAELLQIKGLAVPDEPPMKEQPTKKNAYPWSSRDDRSSPHPKRRRREEMMTSTPQGSSLPPPDSPPTSPQHHQESNQSWDPSKAHSQDQREDEVEQRLGEHVEPAVEFSSPKQEASHNQEQVDESLVKEEVIEGSEDNQGEGMDSRIEYGGMGGGDSSAGGDEQGGKYSHQLDTKHGAQPLHEAVVEALAGPSGMQGWLGTGELGGGFSMLEGYSEDGGQEAHQTSGPHSTQQSHQMVLLNNASEMAGRGGPVAVQDDLPFSRKLSRLYQCPDCSYRTVNRCDLVKHCRTHTGQKPFSCPQCSYQTGDKSNLNQHLRIHTGEKPFACPLCPYRALRRRNVKNHLHTHH
- the LOC126980901 gene encoding zinc finger protein 165-like isoform X14, giving the protein MMASDGMLSLSWNNHKATFCHILSTLREKERYTDVTLACEGKFYPVHKLVLSTCSEYFEKMFEHTPCKHPVVVLKDIKCSDIEALLSYMYDGVVSVLQQDLARLIKAAELLQIKGLAVPDEPPMKEQPTKKNAYPWSSRDDRSSPHPKRRRREEMMTSTPQGSSLPPPDSPPTSPQHHQESNQSWDPSKAHSQDQREDEVEQRLGEHVEPAVEFSSPKQEASHNQEQVDESLVKEEVIEGSEDNQGEGMDSRIEYGGMGGGDSSAGGDEQGGKYSHQLDTKHGAQPLHEAVVEALAGPSGMQGWLGTGELGGGFSMLEGYSEDGGQEAHQTSGPHSTQQSHQMVWQTYDTQIAEQLGPPGFEKSNSNIRVEKYQCPECSYTCSKPSHFTKHYRTHTGEKPFSCSECPYQTSDKSNLTKHIRIHSGERPFSCSYCSFASNRKDRLLAHERSQH
- the LOC126980901 gene encoding zinc finger and BTB domain-containing protein 24-like isoform X4 is translated as MMASDGMLSLSWNNHKATFCHILSTLREKERYTDVTLACEGKFYPVHKLVLSTCSEYFEKMFEHTPCKHPVVVLKDIKCSDIEALLSYMYDGVVSVLQQDLARLIKAAELLQIKGLAVPDEPPMKEQPTKKNAYPWSSRDDRSSPHPKRRRREEMMTSTPQGSSLPPPDSPPTSPQHHQESNQSWDPSKAHSQDQREDEVEQRLGEHVEPAVEFSSPKQEASHNQEQVDESLVKEEVIEGSEDNQGEGMDSRIEYGGMGGGDSSAGGDEQGGKYSHQLDTKHGAQPLHEAVVEALAGPSGMQGWLGTGELGGGFSMLEGYSEDGGQEAHQTSGPHSTQQSHQMVEQNSEKSSGRGAVSKVHQCPYCKYSTDRKDHVIKHIRTHTGEKPFTCHYCTYSATTKDKLISHFRTHTGEKPFSCPHCNYSATKKDKLRQHIRTHTGEKPFNCSLCPFRCSTKNTLNNHLRIHAAENR
- the LOC126980901 gene encoding broad-complex core protein isoforms 1/2/3/4/5-like isoform X9 encodes the protein MMASDGMLSLSWNNHKATFCHILSTLREKERYTDVTLACEGKFYPVHKLVLSTCSEYFEKMFEHTPCKHPVVVLKDIKCSDIEALLSYMYDGVVSVLQQDLARLIKAAELLQIKGLAVPDEPPMKEQPTKKNAYPWSSRDDRSSPHPKRRRREEMMTSTPQGSSLPPPDSPPTSPQHHQESNQSWDPSKAHSQDQREDEVEQRLGEHVEPAVEFSSPKQEASHNQEQVDESLVKEEVIEGSEDNQGEGMDSRIEYGGMGGGDSSAGGDEQGGKYSHQLDTKHGAQPLHEAVVEALAGPSGMQGWLGTGELGGGFSMLEGYSEDGGQEAHQTSGPHSTQQSHQMVEAYTDGSRSSGRGAGSKVELEEGGARFSPGAASSRVHQCNFCTYSTARKDHLQVHIRTHTGEKPFSCAHCDYRASTKRAVKEHMRVHTGEKPFACQFCPYRASYSFALRYHLQKHKNHV
- the LOC126980901 gene encoding broad-complex core protein isoforms 1/2/3/4/5-like isoform X16 — translated: MMASDGMLSLSWNNHKATFCHILSTLREKERYTDVTLACEGKFYPVHKLVLSTCSEYFEKMFEHTPCKHPVVVLKDIKCSDIEALLSYMYDGVVSVLQQDLARLIKAAELLQIKGLAVPDEPPMKEQPTKKNAYPWSSRDDRSSPHPKRRRREEMMTSTPQGSSLPPPDSPPTSPQHHQESNQSWDPSKAHSQDQREDEVEQRLGEHVEPAVEFSSPKQEASHNQEQVDESLVKEEVIEGSEDNQGEGMDSRIEYGGMGGGDSSAGGDEQGGKYSHQLDTKHGAQPLHEAVVEALAGPSGMQGWLGTGELGGGFSMLEGYSEDGGQEAHQTSGPHSTQQSHQMVELEEGGARFSPGAASSRVHQCNFCTYSTARKDHLQVHIRTHTGEKPFSCAHCDYRASTKRAVKEHMRVHTGEKPFACQFCPYRASYSFALRYHLQKHKNHV
- the LOC126980901 gene encoding histone-lysine N-methyltransferase PRDM9-like isoform X18, giving the protein MMASDGMLSLSWNNHKATFCHILSTLREKERYTDVTLACEGKFYPVHKLVLSTCSEYFEKMFEHTPCKHPVVVLKDIKCSDIEALLSYMYDGVVSVLQQDLARLIKAAELLQIKGLAVPDEPPMKEQPTKKNAYPWSSRDDRSSPHPKRRRREEMMTSTPQGSSLPPPDSPPTSPQHHQESNQSWDPSKAHSQDQREDEVEQRLGEHVEPAVEFSSPKQEASHNQEQVDESLVKEEVIEGSEDNQGEGMDSRIEYGGMGGGDSSAGGDEQGGKYSHQLDTKHGAQPLHEAVVEALAGPSGMQGWLGTGELGGGFSMLEGYSEDGGQEAHQTSGPHSTQQSHQMVEAYTDGSRSSGRGAGSKVNQCPYCKHTTVRKDHMSKHIRTHTGEKPFVCTHCPHRSATKYALNKHIRVHTGEKPYNCSLCPYRASQKSALMCHLLKHKT
- the LOC126980901 gene encoding histone-lysine N-methyltransferase PRDM9-like isoform X21; translated protein: MMASDGMLSLSWNNHKATFCHILSTLREKERYTDVTLACEGKFYPVHKLVLSTCSEYFEKMFEHTPCKHPVVVLKDIKCSDIEALLSYMYDGVVSVLQQDLARLIKAAELLQIKGLAVPDEPPMKEQPTKKNAYPWSSRDDRSSPHPKRRRREEMMTSTPQGSSLPPPDSPPTSPQHHQESNQSWDPSKAHSQDQREDEVEQRLGEHVEPAVEFSSPKQEASHNQEQVDESLVKEEVIEGSEDNQGEGMDSRIEYGGMGGGDSSAGGDEQGGKYSHQLDTKHGAQPLHEAVVEALAGPSGMQGWLGTGELGGGFSMLEGYSEDGGQEAHQTSGPHSTQQSHQMVDLSPEAPMLSRRRVAGKVHHCPYCAYSTFRKACMTKHIRTHTGEKPFTCPHCPYRATTKHTLINHVRVHTGEKPYSCSLCSYCASQRSTLMTHMMTHKK
- the LOC126980901 gene encoding broad-complex core protein isoforms 1/2/3/4/5-like isoform X15, translated to MMASDGMLSLSWNNHKATFCHILSTLREKERYTDVTLACEGKFYPVHKLVLSTCSEYFEKMFEHTPCKHPVVVLKDIKCSDIEALLSYMYDGVVSVLQQDLARLIKAAELLQIKGLAVPDEPPMKEQPTKKNAYPWSSRDDRSSPHPKRRRREEMMTSTPQGSSLPPPDSPPTSPQHHQESNQSWDPSKAHSQDQREDEVEQRLGEHVEPAVEFSSPKQEASHNQEQVDESLVKEEVIEGSEDNQGEGMDSRIEYGGMGGGDSSAGGDEQGGKYSHQLDTKHGAQPLHEAVVEALAGPSGMQGWLGTGELGGGFSMLEGYSEDGGQEAHQTSGPHSTQQSHQMVWLEYDTNMADKVGASEEAKKKMLKCPFCDYTTQHFCHYERHVRVHTGEKPFSCEHCPYSTGDKSNLIRHLRTHRSRPPARNARHRRLKSKQPPQGFGICLEPKP
- the LOC126980901 gene encoding zinc finger protein 513-like isoform X6; the encoded protein is MMASDGMLSLSWNNHKATFCHILSTLREKERYTDVTLACEGKFYPVHKLVLSTCSEYFEKMFEHTPCKHPVVVLKDIKCSDIEALLSYMYDGVVSVLQQDLARLIKAAELLQIKGLAVPDEPPMKEQPTKKNAYPWSSRDDRSSPHPKRRRREEMMTSTPQGSSLPPPDSPPTSPQHHQESNQSWDPSKAHSQDQREDEVEQRLGEHVEPAVEFSSPKQEASHNQEQVDESLVKEEVIEGSEDNQGEGMDSRIEYGGMGGGDSSAGGDEQGGKYSHQLDTKHGAQPLHEAVVEALAGPSGMQGWLGTGELGGGFSMLEGYSEDGGQEAHQTSGPHSTQQSHQMVRGVEATLHCPCCTFTTGSRSLMEVHVATHTPREKPFACPHCPFRAFHNANLKTHMRIHTGEKPYTCPYCPYSAAQKEKLKAHIRTHTGEKPFACEHCSYRSTRKDHLKSHVRLRHMRRTPPQPPLAL
- the LOC126980901 gene encoding broad-complex core protein isoforms 1/2/3/4/5-like isoform X22; translation: MMASDGMLSLSWNNHKATFCHILSTLREKERYTDVTLACEGKFYPVHKLVLSTCSEYFEKMFEHTPCKHPVVVLKDIKCSDIEALLSYMYDGVVSVLQQDLARLIKAAELLQIKGLAVPDEPPMKEQPTKKNAYPWSSRDDRSSPHPKRRRREEMMTSTPQGSSLPPPDSPPTSPQHHQESNQSWDPSKAHSQDQREDEVEQRLGEHVEPAVEFSSPKQEASHNQEQVDESLVKEEVIEGSEDNQGEGMDSRIEYGGMGGGDSSAGGDEQGGKYSHQLDTKHGAQPLHEAVVEALAGPSGMQGWLGTGELGGGFSMLEGYSEDGGQEAHQTSGPHSTQQSHQMVWVTDERPEERRPDPKETLHQRLHVNIGSINVAGNVKTNSGLRIYYCSHCSYNTTVKCNMARHVQIHTGEKPFACPYCPYRSHEKAKIKRHMTTHQ
- the LOC126980901 gene encoding broad-complex core protein isoforms 1/2/3/4/5-like isoform X17, coding for MMASDGMLSLSWNNHKATFCHILSTLREKERYTDVTLACEGKFYPVHKLVLSTCSEYFEKMFEHTPCKHPVVVLKDIKCSDIEALLSYMYDGVVSVLQQDLARLIKAAELLQIKGLAVPDEPPMKEQPTKKNAYPWSSRDDRSSPHPKRRRREEMMTSTPQGSSLPPPDSPPTSPQHHQESNQSWDPSKAHSQDQREDEVEQRLGEHVEPAVEFSSPKQEASHNQEQVDESLVKEEVIEGSEDNQGEGMDSRIEYGGMGGGDSSAGGDEQGGKYSHQLDTKHGAQPLHEAVVEALAGPSGMQGWLGTGELGGGFSMLEGYSEDGGQEAHQTSGPHSTQQSHQMVGVNGDGSRNMRKGVVGKVHLCPFCVYSTVRKDHMTKHIRTHTGEKPFTCPHCSYSAASKDNLRQHVRTHTGEKPYSCFSCPYRASHRSALQFHMLKHQAP
- the LOC126980901 gene encoding zinc finger protein 263-like isoform X19, whose translation is MMASDGMLSLSWNNHKATFCHILSTLREKERYTDVTLACEGKFYPVHKLVLSTCSEYFEKMFEHTPCKHPVVVLKDIKCSDIEALLSYMYDGVVSVLQQDLARLIKAAELLQIKGLAVPDEPPMKEQPTKKNAYPWSSRDDRSSPHPKRRRREEMMTSTPQGSSLPPPDSPPTSPQHHQESNQSWDPSKAHSQDQREDEVEQRLGEHVEPAVEFSSPKQEASHNQEQVDESLVKEEVIEGSEDNQGEGMDSRIEYGGMGGGDSSAGGDEQGGKYSHQLDTKHGAQPLHEAVVEALAGPSGMQGWLGTGELGGGFSMLEGYSEDGGQEAHQTSGPHSTQQSHQMVELNWDGSRRNRRRVAGKLHQCLFCSYSSDRKDHMTKHVRTHTGEKPFVCPHCSYRAGTKNTLNNHIRIHTGEKPHSCLLCPYRASHRYALQYHMLKNHK